One segment of Anastrepha obliqua isolate idAnaObli1 chromosome 3, idAnaObli1_1.0, whole genome shotgun sequence DNA contains the following:
- the LOC129242893 gene encoding ecdysone-induced protein 78C has product MLLSTKTSNAASAAASTVAAVAAMQCDIPNSMLCDSITLGDKTVRYGRVPKRSRELNGTPSSTDDPNAIVRVNTPNTPQTPQMCSVASSPSELGCTGQSSVANTANTPGPGGVGMGVGVNMSVSVGAGGAGGMMGQCGNVNVGGMSVVGSGGNVGISNVDNNGCAVVDMQGPAAELTVYDVIMCVSQAHRMHCSYTEEQTRELMRRPVAVPQNGIATLVSETIEFQKIWLWQQYAGRVTPGVQRIVEFAKRVPGFCDFTQDDQLILIKLGFFEVWLSHVARMINDATLTFDDGTYLTRQQLEILYDNDFVISLVNFANTLNSYGLSDTEVGLFSAMVLLASDRSGLAEPKVISRSRERVAEALRVQLVRSRAGSTQALQLMPALEAKIPELRSLGAKHFSHLDWLRMNWTKLRLPPLFAEIFDIPKTEDDL; this is encoded by the exons CTGTTCGTTATGGTCGCGTACCAAAGCGTTCACGTGAGCTGAATGGCACACCCTCGTCCACGGATGATCCGAATGCCATTGTGCGTGTGAATACACCGAATACACCGCAAACGCCACAAATGTGTTCAGTCGCCTCGTCACCCTCCGAACTGGGCTGTACAGGCCAGAGTAGTGTTGCCAACACGGCCAACACACCCGGACCGGGTGGCGTTGGTATGGGTGTGGGCGTTAATATGAGCGTTAGTGTTGGTGCCGGCGGTGCTGGCGGTATGATGGGACAATGTGGCAACGTTAACGTCGGCGGTATGAGTGTTGTCGGTAGCGGTGGCAATGTGGGCATTAGTAATGTCGATAATAACGGTTGCGCTGTTGTCGATATGCAAGGTCCTGCCGCTGAACTCACCGTTTACGATGTGATTATGTGCGTCTCACAGGCGCATCGTATGCACTGTTCATACACGGAGGAGCAGACGCGTGAGCTGATGCGGCGACCAGTGGCGGTGCCACAGAATGGA ATTGCCACTTTAGTATCGGAGACAATAGAATTTCAGAAGATTTGGCTGTGGCAACAGTATGCAGGGCGCGTTACGCCCGGCGTTCAACGCATCGTCGAATTCGCGAAACGCGTGCCCGGCTTTTGTGATTTCACACAAGACGACCAACTGATACTCATCAAACTGGGCTTCTTCGAGGTGTGGCTCAGCCATGTGGCACGTATGATAAATGACGCAACATTGACTTTCGATGATGGCACTTATCTGACACGACAGCAACTCGAAATTCTCTATGAT AACGATTTCGTTATCTCGCTGGTGAATTTCGCCAACACCCTCAATAGCTACGGCCTCAGCGATACCGAAGTCGGACTCTTTTCAGCTATGGTATTACTCGCCTCCGATCGGTCCGGCCTCGCAGAACCGAAAGTAATTTCACGATCACGCGAACGCGTTGCCGAAGCGTTACGTGTACAACTTGTACGTTCACGTGCCGGCTCCACACAAGCGCTACAACTGATGCCGGCACTGGAGGCTAAAATACCCGAATTACGTTCGTTAGGCGCCAAACACTTCTCACATTTAGACTGGTTACGAATGAATTGGACTAAACTGCGATTGCCACCACTCTTTGCAGAAATTTTCGACATACCCAAGACAGAGGATGATCTGTGA
- the LOC129242492 gene encoding inositol monophosphatase 1-like, which produces MGDCVVNLDKCFEVVSQLVDKAGALVAKRNETRQEFEEKANDIDLVTATDKEVEQMLIKGLLASFPDHKFIGEEESAAGGAPNKLTDAPTWIIDPVDGTMNFVHSFPHSCISIGLKVNKVTEIGIVYNPLVNQRFTARRGQGAFLNGQRIHVSGQKELGKSLITTEFGTTRDTEKMKVIFENFQKIVPKVHGIRMLGAAALNLSMVALGAADVNFEFGVHAWDVCAGELLVLEAGGVVIDPTGDKFDIMSRRVLAASSEELAHEFAKQLTQFYPQPRDD; this is translated from the exons atgggtgaCTGCGTTGTTAATTTGGACAAATGCTTTGAAGTTGTGTCACAGTTAGTGGACAAAGCTGGAGCG TTGGTGGCGAAACGTAATGAAACACGTCAGGAGTTCGAAGAAAAAGCGAATGATATTGATTTGGTCACAGCCACCGATAAGGAGGTGGAACAGATGCTCATTAAAGGACTGCTAGCGTCTTTTCCCGACCACAA GTTCATTGGAGAGGAAGAGAGCGCCGCAGGCGGTGCACCAAATAAATTAACAGATGCACCCACGTGGATTATCGATCCGGTCGATGGCACCATGAATTTTGTGCATTCCTTCCCGCACTCATGCATTTCAATTGGCTTGAAGGTGAATAAGGTCACCGAAATTGGCATTGTTTACAATCCATTGGTGAACCAGCGTTTCACTGCGCGACGCGGACAGGGTGCATTTCTAAATGGACAACGCATACATGTGAGTGGGCAGAAGGAGTTGGGCAAATCTTTGATTACCACCGAATTCGGTACAACGCGTGATACTGAAAAGATGAAGGTCATTTTCGAAAACTTCCAGAAAATTGTGCCTAAGGTGCATGG tatTCGCATGCTGGGCGCTGCAGCGCTAAATCTATCCATGGTTGCTCTTGGCGCGGCTGATGTTAATTTCGAATTTGGCGTACATGCTTGGGATGTATGTGCTGGCGAGCTACTAGTGCTTGAGGCAGGCGGTGTTGTCATTGATCCCACAGGTGACAAATTCGATATTATGTCACGACGTGTATTGGCGGCTTCTAGTGAGGAACTGGCACATGAATTTGCTAAACAATTGACGCAATTCTATCCACAACCACGAGATGATTAA